The Acidobacteriaceae bacterium nucleotide sequence GGTACCGCGAATGTAGTCCTCAAACGCTGAGAGCGGAACCGCGCCTGCCGTGGCCAGAAAGGTCTGCTCGGCGATGTTCAGCTTCGGGTCGATGCTGCGTGCGACCTTCCAGGCGATGGCGTTCTCCGCGTCGTACAGGCGATTGAGTTCGGCAGCATCTTCCACCGGAGCGGAGAGCTTGAACTCGCTGACCGCGAGCACCTGAGACTGGATGCGAATGTGGCCGTTCACGACGTTGAAGCTGCCGATCACAACGTAGTTGCAGTCAAGCTGCTGCGCGATCCGGATGGTTGTAGCGCGCGAGGGGCGAAAGTCTGTCGGCAGGCCGAGGTGGTCGAGCGCGAAGCGCCGGTCGTCCTGCGAGATCGTAAGGAAGCCGACCGAGTTCAGGCGCCGGTCCAGCGTATCGGGGAAGCTGTCACCGATCCAGTTGAGCGACGGATTGCCGGAGCGGTTCTCGAAGGGAAGAACGAGGACGACTCGACCGCTGGGCATAGTTTGCGCGGCGGCGGGAACAACAAAGCTGGCGGAGGCCAGAGCGGCGAGAAAAAGTCGACGAACCATCCCGGCTAGTGTAGCTCCCGAGGGTGTGCACCCTCACGCCTTCCCCTGTTGACTGGCTGATTGCCTGTCCGCAAGCCCTTGATTTTGGAAGAATCGACGGAGAGTTCCGGGTGCGGCTTCAGGGGCCGGGCTGGCTTGCGGAGCAAGAGAATGACTGAAGAGCCGCGAAAGAGGTGTTAGCCGCGCTGGCCACGGGCCATGGCGGCTCGGGCTTCCTTGTCGGCTTCGCGCTTGCGCTCGGTTTCGCGTTTGTCCCAGTCCTGCTTGCCCTTGGCCAGCGCGACTTCGCACTTCACGCGACCGTTCCTGAAGTAGAAGCGGACGGGGACCAGCGTGTAGCCCTTGCCCTGCAGTGCGGCTTTCAGCTTTTCGATCTCACGCTTGTGCAGCAGCAGCTTCCGGGTACGGGTTTCTTCGTGGTTATAGATATTGCCGTGCGAGAAGTGGCCGATGTGGGC carries:
- the smpB gene encoding SsrA-binding protein SmpB, translated to MPRQASIPVKPLQSAKPVTKAKDRDPVAAGQRDAAFNRSASFNYFLEDRFEAGVALRGTEVKSIREGKANLKDAYGLVKDGEAFLLNAHIGHFSHGNIYNHEETRTRKLLLHKREIEKLKAALQGKGYTLVPVRFYFRNGRVKCEVALAKGKQDWDKRETERKREADKEARAAMARGQRG